The following coding sequences are from one Eucalyptus grandis isolate ANBG69807.140 chromosome 11, ASM1654582v1, whole genome shotgun sequence window:
- the LOC108960182 gene encoding protein PYRICULARIA ORYZAE RESISTANCE 21, producing the protein MAEQVTEMVIKVDLQCCRCYKKIRKILSDIPQVKDPTFDEKKNTVKIKVVGCDPKKVQQKICCKGKDFILGIDIEKEKEREKEKGKEKEKKMKKKKEKNEKEKEKEKEKEKENSTKVHSTEEPSKKPPLVIGYPPVYMIGKLYVCPSCHNQGCGWFCLCNCHCRRPPMCADGCGRPAHECKCNRPPMCHGGCGRPVHECRCKRPLMCHDGCGWPAHECRCRRPIYPRCCDHCSYGNVSSSWTLHGCGYGRPVCINAGDECETPCSLM; encoded by the exons ATGGCAGAGCAG GTCACGGAGATGGTGATCAAAGTGGATCTTCAGTGTTGTCGCTGTTACAAGAAGATCAGGAAAATCCTGTCTGATATCCCCC AAGTAAAAGATCCAACCTTCGACGAGAAAAAAAACACAGTGAAGATCAAGGTGGTGGGTTGCGATCCCAAGAAGGTCCAACAAAAGATATGTTGCAAGGGAAAAGATTTCATTTTAGGCATCgacatagaaaaagaaaaagaaagagaaaaagaaaaaggaaaagaaaaggaaaagaaaatgaaaaagaaaaaggaaaaaaatgaaaaagaaaaagaaaaagaaaaagaaaaagaaaaggaaaactctaCAAAGGTTCATTCAACGGAAGAACCCTCCAAAAAACCTCCACTGGTGATAGGTTACCCACCGGTGTATATGATCGGGAAGCTGTATGTTTGTCCCTCATGTCATAATCAGGGTTGTGGTTGGTTCTGTCTCTGCAACTGTCACTGCAGGAGGCCACCAATGTGTGCTGATGGATGCGGGAGGCCAGCCCACGAGTGCAAATGTAACAGGCCACCGATGTGCCATGGTGGGTGTGGGAGGCCAGTCCACGAGTGCAGATGCAAGAGGCCACTGATGTGCCATGACGGGTGTGGTTGGCCAGCCCACGAGTGCAGATGCCGGAGACCTATTTACCCACGGTGCTGCGATCACTGCAGTTATGGAAACGTCTCTTCATCATGGACCCTGCATGGTTGTGGCTACGGAAGGCCGGTATGCATCAATGCCGGCGACGAGTGCGAAACTCCCTGTTCACTTATGTGA
- the LOC108960184 gene encoding protein PYRICULARIA ORYZAE RESISTANCE 21-like, which translates to MAEQVTEMAIKVDLQCCRCYKKIKKILCEIPQVKDRTFDEKQNTVKIKVVGCDPEKVRQKICCKGGDIILRIDIILPPPPPPPPPPPPPPPPPPPPPPPPPPPQPVYVMGKVYVCFSCHNQGCGRLCPCNCHCEGPPMCADGCGRPAHKCTCRRPIYPQCCNRCSYGNASSSCLHGCDYGRLSVCTNAGYDCETSCMLM; encoded by the exons ATGGCAGAGCAG GTCACGGAGATGGCAATCAAAGTGGATCTTCAATGTTGTCGCTGTtacaagaagatcaagaaaatcCTGTGTGAGATCCCTC AAGTAAAAGATCGAACCTTTGACGAGAAACAAAACACAGTGAAGATCAAAGTAGTGGGTTGTGATCCTGAGAAGGTCCGACAAAAGATATGTTGCAAGGGAGGAGATATCATTCTACGCATCGATATTATACTCCCTCCACCAcctcccccaccaccacctccgccacctcctccacctcccccaccgccacctccgccacctccccctcctcctcaaCCGGTGTATGTGATGGGGAAGGTGTACGTTTGTTTCTCATGTCATAATCAGGGTTGTGGTCGGTTATGTCCATGCAATTGTCATTGCGAGGGGCCACCAATGTGCGCTGATGGATGTGGGAGACCGGCCCACAAGTGCACATGCCGGAGACCTATTTACCCACAGTGTTGCAATCGCTGTAGCTATGGAAACGCCTCTTCATCATGCCTGCATGGTTGTGACTACGGAAGGCTATCGGTATGCACCAATGCCGGCTACGACTGCGAAACTTCCTGCATGCTCATGTGA
- the LOC104445598 gene encoding uncharacterized protein LOC104445598, translated as MAELTRMLIEVNLQCSRCCKKIHEVLCKITHIRDRIYNEKQNTVLISVCCSPEKIKRKIICKGGKTVQSVEILPKKPKTVRFNLPPKETAKQPAPALVPELRRKAHKAHPQKAP; from the exons ATGGCAGAG TTGACCAGAATGTTGATAGAGGTGAATCTGCAGTGCTCACGCTGCTGCAAGAAGATACACGAAGTTCTCTGCAAAATTACcc aTATCCGAGACCGGATTTACAATGAAAAGCAGAACACGGTTTTAATCTCCGTGTGCTGCAGCCCGGAGAAAATCAAGCGGAAGATCATCTGCAAGGGTGGCAAGACGGTACAGAGCGTCGAGATCCTGCCCAAGAAGCCCAAAACAGTCAGGTTCAATTTGCCACCTAAAGAAACCGCCAAGCAGCCTGCTCCTGCGCTGGTGCCAGAACTGCGCCGGAAAGCCCACAAAGCTCATCCACAGAAGGCTCCGTAG